The Ricinus communis isolate WT05 ecotype wild-type chromosome 8, ASM1957865v1, whole genome shotgun sequence sequence aaaaagaggggcGGCTAGGCTAGGATTTTCTAATTGTGTATAACAACTTAATCACTTATTAATATAGTGCATTGCGTCCAGCgaaaatatgaataataagTATCTCTTAACGCTTTGTATTAGACAATAAACAAGtgataaaaagttaaaatcgCGTTAATCTAGTGATAAATTGACTAGGtttcaaaatatttcttaaagatTATTGGACATTTACTATTTACAATGCCCCAATCAgctataataattcattttagcCACTCTTTTTGTAAGTAGGTGTATTTTATGGATACTacataaaagaatttcaattattaaattaacatgCAATATCAATTTAAACTGTATTGTCAAAAAGATTTGAGTGCTTCTAATAAGGTgctagaagaagaagaagagataaATAGGCAGCTACTTAGATGttgaacaaaataattaagaggggaattatcaaaagaaattcaacCAAATCCTAAAAGGGTATTTCGAACTacattctaaatatatatatatatatatagttttaaattacAGATAGGAAAAGAGATTCAACCAGACGAATTGTAGGTGCTTTTatctgaataatttttaattgatacttacagaatttaatttttcatttgcAATATTCTCTTAAccaatgtaaaaaaaaaaaaatttaactaataacCACTAATTAAGGTTCACTATTTTACCTCATgttatattaatcattaattactTCTAATGATTAGAAATACAAGTAAAATTGGCCTTTCTTGGGTAGGCATATGTCCATGATTACTATGACATAGATTCTCATGTttcaacatatataaaaaCCATCTTAATGCATGGCAAAAATCATGCTGAAAAAGTTCCCTTTTTCCTCTGATTAGAAAGAAAACTCCCAAAAAAGGATCACAAACTTGACAAGCAAGTTGTGCTTTAATTTGGGGACATGGCATCATTTTCTTGCAGTATTTAACTTTATTTCTAGattcaaaaaggaaaaggaaagagactgtgttcttattttaattttctctcttaaatattatgttattCTTGACTTTAgcaaacaaagaaagaagaaagtgaTGCACGATTAACAGTTCatagtttatattaatttgattcaCAATCCATTTGTAAGTAACATAAATCTTATACATCTCAAATCACATTATTacatcaaataattatttaaaaaatattgagacacatattatatttaattgaattaaaaccAACCACAAAGATGATTATTTTAAAGGGCAAACTAATAACCTGCATAATAAGAAGCTACAGACAAACATTCTTTCGTTCCTCATGGCCACTGAATCTTCaatgaaggaaaagaagagaagaaaataaaaaaaggaactGCTTAGCAATGAAGCAGAATATTGTAGCAAGTATCCAAAATAGGGCAAAGTCATGGGTTGCATACAGCTGTGTGTTAGTAAGCCATTTTTATTGCAGCATTTTAGGGCCtgcatcattttctttttttttgctttttcataCAACAAGCAACTTGGTTGGTTCTTGATTTGTGACACTTGGATCTTTAATGTGATTTCTTGTATTTTAATCCTCAAATAACTCTCCAACTCTCTTAATGGAATAAGAACCAAATTATACCCATCAATCCACATAGTTatacttaaatatataaattattatttatatataaagacaATCATATAGAGATATTGGATGgttcaatattattatacaaATTGTTGGATTCAAGACTCGATCCTCTCTTTTAATATTGGGTTGAGAATTCATCCCCTAAGTGTGACTCACTTTACATCAAGAAATGGACTACTTTAGCTACAATGAATGTGTGATTGTCaagaaacaaatttcaaactaataaGAAATTCTATTTCATATATGCTTGCATGGACAAGACCAAGTACCATTCGCCCAAGAAACCAACAGCCGAAGAGACGATTGCTTGCTGCTAGTGAGTAACATCTATCGTATGATATACTCCTTTTCtcaatcattatctaattaattccATAAAACAAACAACACATCCTACTACTTGAAATGAAATATTCAACTTTTAACCCAAGTCTAaatagattattattatttttttatttagtgatctagaataatttaaaatatatatcgaACAAGAATTTTACAagtgataaaatattatttttaagaattttaatataaatataaattattattattttttaaacaataCACTTATTAATCTGtcgattaattttttttttttaaaaaccaGACTCTTTATACGCTTTGATTAGCTAAAATACTATccacataaataaaatcttggtagataaaataataaagcaatttttaattttaccaGAAATTTAATCAGAAAGCTTGTCAACTTGTTTAACGGGCGACTACatatttttgtctttcttaTCTCTAAAATTTAGGAGcagaatttgatatttttcatgGATAATCTAATCTTGCACAATTCATTTTTGTAGGACATGATGTTACTACACAATTCTACAAAAATcaatcataatttattattattattattttttttataaaattccaTTTCtcttcatattcataataattcatccttgtattaattttagagtcAAATTCacatctaaaagaaaaacaaacttgttttctttttgactaAAGAACTCAATAACATACTTAACGCAAATGATCACATTTTAATCATCATTGAGAACAGTCAACTAAATTAGGTTCCGGTAACTAATGATGTTATGTAACATACCCAATTTCTGAACAAGAAAACCTATCCTTAATTAGTTCGAGGAGACAACATTTTTAAGTAcaaaattataacttaaaaTGTGCAAAACCACTAAAAATAGGAAAACACAGAAGACAGTGCATTGTGCAAATTTTATTTGTCCACAAATTTTTCAGTAAAATGCTTGAAAAGTGGATTCTTTGTTGTTAGCCATAGttacaatttcttttgaaaattttttttaacctaATCCACTTGAACTGTTTGGTTTCCCGCGGTTTGTTCCCTAAGATGCTTAGTAGATAAAAGAGAATTCTTATCCATTAATTGTGGCTTATATTCAACGaattaaagtatttataaattatttcaaatttattataattaatgaattgatacaaatatataaataatatttataaaatttaaaatatattattttattttaaaaaatataaaaatatttcgaATATACAAGGAGAGGATAACCCTGTCATTCCCTTaagtttgtttttttattcttttcacaGCGAAACTGTTTGGTGTTCCAAACTGGGTGTTAGACAAATCATGCACAGCAGATAAGTGTCTTTATTTTGGGTTCACCCAAAAATACCCTCACTATTCTTGTCAAATAAACCTCTGACTATTAGGGGTCGACAGGGGTGTTATAGTAAATTCAGTGATCCCTTAACTGttgatattaattctaattaatcGTAAAAGAGCAACAAAACGGCGCgcaaattatttaataataggATTGGAGGGAGAGGGAATAAATCCTACGTAGCAATACGttctctctctaaaaaaaaaaaaaaaagagagaaaaagaaaaagaaaggaaaaggaaaaggaaaagttaattctctttctctctctaaaagcagagctttttataaattttcctCCTTCTTGCTTTTGAGCTTCCTTGAGCCAATCTGGAGATTCTTGATTGACCATTCacctctctttttctctctgttATAAATGCCATTCTCTCTCTACTTCCCTCTCTGTGTCTTGTTTTATAAACCTCCATTCTctagagcttcttgttgctaATTTTAGAAGCCATTTTTGGAGttcttttcaataattattcgcttaattttctttttcttttccaatttaACGTCTTTCTATTGTTTCTTTGCTTCTTCGATTTAGTAATGCAGATTCTTGGTGTTTCTTGATCCCTcattttcttgctttcttgCTATTCATTACCTTACCTTGTCATCCTTATATAAAGGAAGCTCAAGACacagaaagaagaaaaagaaacaaaaggaaCCAACCatcttctattttatttctcccgagttttttcttttttgtgattGACTAAAAAGTTTCAGaagatcaaaataagaaaaaagggaATGTTAGACGGATTGTTGAAATCGAAATACCACACGAAATGGTACTTTACAGAATCTGAATTATGATGTTCTTGTTTTCTCTTCCATTTCCTTGTTCATGCTGCTCTGCTCTGTTTTTTCTGTTCttgattcttttcttttatggataTAGCAAGTCGCTGGTGAAGATGACAAAGACAAGACTGGAAGtgttaaagaagaagaagtgctccgttgcaaagttcttgaagaatGATATGGCTGATCTTCTCAGGAACGGTCTTGATTATAATGCCTATTGCCgggttagtttcttttttttttttccacttcttttttctttcttttattcataaaGATTTCTCAAGCAATCAGTTTTACATCCTTTTCTTCCCTGATGGGTAGTTTACAGTTTGTATGTCGtttaagcttttcttttatttggatATGGAACCTTGCTATCGTCCGTTTCTTAATAACATAAACATGGAATGCTTGCAAGTTTTTTATGGTCTTCTTCATGGTCTCTATTGCATCTTGTGGGACCCAATTTTCTATTTGCTGCCATTGATTTGCATGTGTGCTTCCTACTCGTGACATGTTATCTGTCTTGTTCATACCTGTTTTTGCCTTCTAATCAACACACCcgattttctatttcttagatttcttcatttttatgttaatatatttatcttcTTGGGATGGTGATGCAGGCTGAAGGGCTTCTAGTTGAGCAAAAGATGATAGCTTGTTACAATTTCACAGAGCAGTTTTGTGGATGTATCGCAAGCAATCTTACAACCATGAATAAACAAAGGTTTGCTGCTATATAGTTCTCAGTAAATATTTTGGTGTTGCATTTGCAACCTGAAATTTTGCTACATTAGCTGAAGCTTTAGTCACAGATGAAAAGCTGGATGCTTTAATTAGTACATAATTCTTACATGCAACTTTTTTAAAATCGACGATTACTCCTAATCTCTGCTGCATCTTACTTTTAATTCTCGAAGCAGGGAATGCCCTGAGGAATGCAGAGAAGCTGTTCAATCTCTAATATATGCAGCAGCAAGGATTGCCGAATTTCCTGAGCTAAGAGATCTCCGAACTCTATTCAATGAAAGATATGGGAATTGCCTGGAATGTTTCCTCAATAAAGAGGtgaaatagataaatttatagttAAGCTAGTTTCATGCTATTGAGATTGTACTGTTATTTAATTCTGATATAGCAAATTGCTGCTATATATGTAGTTTGCTGAGACATTGAAGCCAACACCAGCCACAAAGGAGATGAAACTTCAGTTGATGCATGACATAGCAGCAGAGTTCAATATAGAATGGAACTCCAAGCCTTTGGAACAGAAACTTTTCAGACCACCCAGTGCTCTAGATGTAAGTCTCCTGCAGATGCCTTAATGTTTTCTGCATTTGAACATTCTCTTTCTCCGATCATCAtaaccaagaaaagaaaaaatctgcAGGACCAACATAGACATGATGAATGTTTAAGCAATACTGATAATGCAGCTGGATACAAATGGAAGAAAGAcaaggatgatgatgatgatgattcgccgccaaaaaaaattagaagtgAACTCGCATCTCATGGGAGGAAGAATGGCATTGATGAGAAATATAATCTACCAAACAGCAGTGAAGATGAGGTGATTTCGGTTGGCAGGAGAGATAGCACTGACCTCGATAGTCTACACGCTAGTTCAAGTTCAGTAGGAAGTGTTTCGGAAGATGAAATTGATAACAAGAAGCCTTTTTACTACAGATTCATTCCTCCACCTTATATTAGAACAAAAGGTATAACAGATGAAAGCAAGATTGAACATCCCTCGAAACCAAATGGCAACGTTGTCACAGAAGAAGCTACTCGCCGAGATGATTTTGGTAAGGAAGCTAAGCCGAAACCAAAGTCAGTCCGACGGAGACTAATGAAGTCACCTCAGGATAATACTGGCAGTATCGAGAGGCCACTGAAGCCACCACCAGGCCGCGAAAAGTTTCTCGGTTATGGTGGTGATGGATGGCTTGGGAAGATTAATCCAAGTGCAGTGAAAAGAGAAGGGGCTAGATCAGGTTCAAGATTTGCTCAAGCAGATGACAATGGCGATCAAAGGGATGAAGAGGAAAAGATGCTTGATGGACTTCTGATGGATTACTGTAAGGACAAACCGATACCAAATGTGAGGCATCTTGCATTGCAAACAAGCGATGATAGAAATGTAAAATCTGAGTTAGCTCTTCCTCCTGGCAGAGAAGCAGAACAAGCAACACCAAAGAAGGCAACAAAAATGCATGCTCGAGCAGCTTCATTGCAGCCAGAGATAGCGAGCAGACATGTGCACCCTAAGCTGCCTGATTGTGATGATTTAGCAGCTCGTATTGCTGCTCTTAAGgggagataaaaaaaaagaaaaggaagattATGATAATagggtatcagagcttgcttaACATTCTTTAGTattccttaaaaaaaaaaaaaaaggaaaaacaaaaaaagagaaaaaattgaaaaggtaAGTAATTAGTAGTGTTCTTATAGTTATCTGATTGATTAATGGTACAGATGCTATACTTGTTCACAGCTATTATATTAATTCAGACTCAGATTCAGATTGTCTTCTTTATGTTGGAATTTGTTTAGTTATTCTGATTGTCTAATTCTTCCATCAGTCTACAAAGAATTTGTCCACCAAATGCTATCTAATTTGAACTGGTGCATCAGTCCAGAATGAAAAGAAACCAACAGATTTGTTAATGTCCACCATCTGATCTGATCTGAACCGAATGAATGcaatagtttttcttttatcccCTCAGCAATTTCCcagctaaaaaaaaaaagctaatgTTTTACTTTTCTGAAATGTGTATAAAAAATCCAAGAATATTGTTCTGCCAGAGAGTTCCATTTAAAATGCCTAATCACTTGCAACATGACAGCTAAACATGTGACAATGGACCATTTATATGTGAAGCCAAGTACCttacaaatcaaatttttaatatttctaaatgACAGCATTACAAACTGGGAAACTctccaaaaggaaaaaaaaaaaaaggaaaaggaataTACCCATCAAAACGCAGCGCATTGTTTTTATCATCATCTTCCACAAACAGAAGTGAAAAAAAGCTTATGCCTTTTTGGGTATAGTGGAGAAGCTTAGCTAATTGAATGACAAGGAGAAACATTGCAAATATCGAGGCCAATGGGAAGCCCATATTCAGGTGATAGCGAGGAAGATCAGGTGATGAGCGAAATCCACCTTGGCTGCCCACCTAACTCATCTGGACCTCACACTTCCAATTTCACAATCTCCATTCCGCCTGGTAAAGAATCAAGCTTCCTCTCTAGACTATTCCCATGTGGGTTTTGTTTGAAATGGAGTTTTTTGCTTTGAAATTTCAGTTTTTCGTAGGATTAGTGAAGAGTAATGTTTAACTTATCTTTTTGATTATTTAGATGTTGATCACGGTAGATGTAAGGatttttttaaagatgaaGAAGTAACTACGCGTGACCAAATGCTTTGTGTGGATGAAGATGGTGATCTTGTCCTAACTAGGCGCAGCAGTAAGTACTAATTATTTGCTTTCCCTTTCATTTATGACTTAAAACTAGCATATAAAGCctgtgttttattttaaattatatggggatttttattttggagcTTATAAGAATTAGGATTGCTCAATTGTTAATTGCTTAATGATTGTGTTTGTTATATACTTTGACTATTCATAGCattttgagcaagaggaagtGTTTTGTGCTTCATAATCTTTGTTAGCTTGCACCAGTAGTAACTTACTGCACCCTGTTGTGTTTCCAGCATTTTAACTGGTGATAATGAATATGCAATCACAAGAACTGTACTTTCTCCTATCTCAAGcttgtatttttattgattcagtTGACTCATGGGAGAACTTTTTGTCTCAAATGTGCAGAGTCTCCAACTCGTAGTTTTAGTGTAACCATCCAGCATAATATCACGTCATCAATTCCGAGTGTGGGATTGCAGGTGATAGCTGGTTTCcaaatgttgttttctttactTGCCTGATGATGATATTTGACATCTTTTTCTTCTGTCAGGTTTGGAAGGCAGAACTGGTATTATCTGATTTTGTGTTGCATAAGATGTTCACTTCATCTGAATTTGATGGGATTAGTTTATTAGAACTTGGTGCTGGAACTGGTATGTCGATCTCTAGTCCCATTGTTGGCTCTCACTATACTAGAAGCTCTCAGCCTGAATCACAAGACTTTCTGTATGACAGGATACTTTTTCACTGTCTTTCCCAGGGCTAGTGGGTATGTTGCTTGCACATGTTGCTAAAGTGGTATTCCTAACAGGTATGGCATTTGTGAAGTTACAAGTTGAGCCTTCtttctttagctttttattcttttatatgtttaatcATCTAAGGATATCATTCCTTTTCAGAGcatgattttttataatttacatCTTGCTATCGGATTTAGTTGCTTTATATGCTAATCAATTGTTTTAAAAtgttaatatcaaaatattgaTCACTGTAACCTCATTAAAGTTTTATACTGATGTTACGATGAATCAAACATTGTGTGTTTTCTTCTGGATTCTCGGTTTAGTTAGTTTTTGGATTTGTTCCTTAGTGAACCACACCTCAAAAGCTAGCCATTAAGGTGGGAGAGCTCGATTTTGTATTAATCCCTCACTAAAATCAAATACCTACAGTTTAGGATCCAAGTCCATACCTTACTAACAAGGATTTAACAACCTACCATGGTCCATAGTCCCAACATCCACATAGGATGGCTTTGTGCTAGAAGAATTTGCAGTAGTTAATTCTAGCACTGGATGAACACTACAATACCGGTGTCACCACCCTAGCCCCGTTCATATGCTAGTACGAGGCATTGCTTACAATTACTCAGTAGCCCGAATGTCAAACTCTGAACTAGAGTGATATTTAGACGAATATATAATGCTGACCAGAAATAGTGAGTCTGTTATAACATTCACTCAATTACAAGGTCATTGTCCATACCAGTGTTGTCCATTTGGAGAAATCTCTtgtaacttgtttgattttatcaaatttctGATCAATGTGAATTTATGCTATTGAATTTTTGCATTTCAAATATCACcatgaagaaataaaaagtatgTAGTGGAAAATGATGATTAGTTTAATGAGTGTGGATGCAAGGGTTAGTGCCTTCTTTAGATGCTGAGAATTTCGAGGACAGTTGCATTGGTGTGGAACAGGGGGTTTAAGATAATTTTGTTCATGTCTCAAACAAGCCTTTTGTGATTAATGACAGACCGTGGTGATGAAATCCTTGAAAACTGTGCAAGGAATGTTCAGCTCAATTCTGAAGTGTTAAACTGTCGAAGTGCAATTCATGTACGTGAACTTGATTGGATGAATTCCTGGCCACCTATAGAACATTGTGGAAATTTGGCAGGTCCTATGaggtaaaatatttaattaattttcatttgaaCAAGcacttcaaatttatttaggCTTCTCACAGGATATccaatttcaatttcttaaaatttggtTTATTCGGAAATTTAAAGAGAACTATCTCATTTCCTTGTAAAAAATGAGTTGAGTGTTTTTGCTAATGTTCCTTAAACTGAACAGAAGGAATTTGCTTCAAACATTGTAGTTTGGTCTGGGAAGAAAGAGTGTGCTACTCGTCTTAGTGATATTGACTGCTGAGGAATGGTCCCCTTTCCTAAAGAATGTTGTTCCATTCATTTACagttaagattaaaaaaaaaaaaaaattgtttacAGAGTACTAAAGgtaaataaacttttaatagGAAGTTCAGAGTAAAGGGAGATTAACTCAGACTGAGAAACTTTGTGAGAGAATGGAGAGAGGTAGTTGCTGAAGTTTACCACTTCTATCAATTATGGGATGTTAGAGGTGCTAGAAATAGGATTGAAAGAACATCCCCAAAAAAAGCTTAGTTGGGATCTGAGAGGTTCATGTAGAGAGAATAAATGGAGGAAAGTTGCAGTAAGCAGTAAGATTCTGGGTACTGAAAGGGTAAGAATTGAAATTGTGATACCTATCCAATACATAGTGCAAAGCTCGGTGACCACTGAGACAATTTATctgcatttttttttcttttgttcttttgctTGGTCCTGTATTTTGTTGTACAAGGATGTCTTATCATCCATATTGTattctccttctttttctttcttctttattttagaatttaaatattaatgatgAAAATTAACATTTTCATAAGTGTGATCTCCAGGTATTCTTGGATTCCTGCAGAAATTGAAGAGGCCCAGGGAGTTTCTTTGCTTCTGGCTGCTGATGTGATATACAGTGATGATCTTACTGATGCTCTTTTCAGTATTCTAGGGACACTAATGCCATTGGGTTCAGAAAAGGTACGTGTCAACTATATTAAATAGCCAGCAGTAAGTAATagcatttatgaaaatttgaaGAATGCTTTCCTGCTTGATACATACCAAACAATAATGATTCTAGATTTAAAAAGGTTTCATATTTAACAAAGTTGAAAATGCTCTATTGGATCCTTGTATTTAGGCATGAGGATCCATGTTCATTGCCATTATATAATTCACTAGCTAAAAGAAGggatttaaaataatagcatTGAAATTGGGGTTCTTTCATGTCAATATCATGAAGCAAACTAGCATCTGTTGCTACTAGGATTAAAACCAGTGTTAATAAATCCCCAGAGTTCATATTCTGCCGCCTGTTCTGATTCAATTGTTATTGTGTCTAATCATCCTATCATGGTTCTGTAAGAATTTGTGAAGCCCTacatattataagaaaataagtgaGTTATGTTTCTGTCTTTAGGTTTTATACTTGGCACTGGAAAAGCGTTACAACTTCAGTCTTGATGATCTTGATGTTGTTGCAAATGGTTATAAACATTTCCTGAGTTATCTTAAGGAGGAAGGTAAATGTCTTTCATATTCTCTTCATAATTCCCGTGCCCTATCCTATGTTAACCTTATCATCTACGACAATGAATGGTGCAGAATATGAGGAACTTGAATATGGATCCTCCCCTTGTTTTGTTGGCAAGCGTATAGATCTTTCATTAATTCCACAATATGTGAGAGGGTACGACAGAGGAAATGATGTTGAGCTCTGGCAGATCAAGTTTGGAGGAAGAAAACCTGAGCTGAAAGATTCCTGTGAATGAGTTCTCAGTTCAAATCTATTTGGTTAACAGTAAAAAGTTCACATGGCTAGCTGCATACTTTTCttggaaaaggaaagaaagaaaaaatgaaaaatgtacTTTTCGGTGTTTTCTTCCTTTTGGCTTGGTTTGAATATATGTGATCTTCATGGTCATTAATATCAAACTGTTCAACTCATTTGCAACGCTCTTTCAGGTATGGCCGTTGCATGATTGAGACACTTCTTTATGTACTGGCAGACTGACACGATCAATTCTTTCCTGCTGGaaccttttgatttcttagatAAGAAGTCCAGAATCAAAACTTGAAAACACTTGTTTTGGCAATGGCTTACCTTTCCATACTTATGAAGCATGCAGCTCAATTGGTATAAATCGAGAAACAAATAATGTTGAACgccttttctcttcttttcttttcttttttaatctattCTTTAGCTAGTTGagtgtataaaatatatagtcaTCTGTcacaagataaaaattttggatttttgcttgaagaatttcaaaaattattctcCTCAATAAgaattgtaaataaaattacgtgtgaaaaacataatttaatttttctaaatatttcaTACTCATACTTTAGTATAACTTGTTTTAATTGAAAGCTTGGTGAATTATAAGTTACATAATATGAGATAGTCATTTCTTTTTACATAATATAGAGTAgtcattttttatcatttattatgAAGATGATAGATTATTAccaatattgataaatagtgataataaaatttcaacttaatactttttaaattcttacaaGTGATTcttgtatttgtatttttttcataGTTAGTTTCAGCAATGGGAAAAAGTGCATTTTAGCCCTTAATGTTTAGGCCGAGAGAAAATTGGCtcctaa is a genomic window containing:
- the LOC8274522 gene encoding uncharacterized protein LOC8274522 isoform X2 — its product is MLDGLLKSKYHTKCKSLVKMTKTRLEVLKKKKCSVAKFLKNDMADLLRNGLDYNAYCRAEGLLVEQKMIACYNFTEQFCGCIASNLTTMNKQRECPEECREAVQSLIYAAARIAEFPELRDLRTLFNERYGNCLECFLNKEFAETLKPTPATKEMKLQLMHDIAAEFNIEWNSKPLEQKLFRPPSALDDQHRHDECLSNTDNAAGYKWKKDKDDDDDDSPPKKIRSELASHGRKNGIDEKYNLPNSSEDEVISVGRRDSTDLDSLHASSSSVGSVSEDEIDNKKPFYYRFIPPPYIRTKGITDESKIEHPSKPNGNVVTEEATRRDDFGKEAKPKPKSVRRRLMKSPQDNTGSIERPLKPPPGREKFLGYGGDGWLGKINPSAVKREGARSGSRFAQADDNGDQRDEEEKMLDGLLMDYCKDKPIPNVRHLALQTSDDRNVKSELALPPGREAEQATPKKATKMHARAASLQPEIASRHVHPKLPDCDDLAARIAALKGR
- the LOC8274523 gene encoding methyltransferase-like protein 22 isoform X1 — encoded protein: MGSPYSGDSEEDQVMSEIHLGCPPNSSGPHTSNFTISIPPGKESSFLSRLFPYVDHGRCKDFFKDEEVTTRDQMLCVDEDGDLVLTRRSKSPTRSFSVTIQHNITSSIPSVGLQVWKAELVLSDFVLHKMFTSSEFDGISLLELGAGTGLVGMLLAHVAKVVFLTDRGDEILENCARNVQLNSEVLNCRSAIHVRELDWMNSWPPIEHCGNLAGPMRYSWIPAEIEEAQGVSLLLAADVIYSDDLTDALFSILGTLMPLGSEKVLYLALEKRYNFSLDDLDVVANGYKHFLSYLKEEEYEELEYGSSPCFVGKRIDLSLIPQYVRGYDRGNDVELWQIKFGGRKPELKDSCE
- the LOC8274522 gene encoding uncharacterized protein LOC8274522 isoform X1 — its product is MLDGLLKSKYHTKCKSLVKMTKTRLEVLKKKKCSVAKFLKNDMADLLRNGLDYNAYCRAEGLLVEQKMIACYNFTEQFCGCIASNLTTMNKQSRECPEECREAVQSLIYAAARIAEFPELRDLRTLFNERYGNCLECFLNKEFAETLKPTPATKEMKLQLMHDIAAEFNIEWNSKPLEQKLFRPPSALDDQHRHDECLSNTDNAAGYKWKKDKDDDDDDSPPKKIRSELASHGRKNGIDEKYNLPNSSEDEVISVGRRDSTDLDSLHASSSSVGSVSEDEIDNKKPFYYRFIPPPYIRTKGITDESKIEHPSKPNGNVVTEEATRRDDFGKEAKPKPKSVRRRLMKSPQDNTGSIERPLKPPPGREKFLGYGGDGWLGKINPSAVKREGARSGSRFAQADDNGDQRDEEEKMLDGLLMDYCKDKPIPNVRHLALQTSDDRNVKSELALPPGREAEQATPKKATKMHARAASLQPEIASRHVHPKLPDCDDLAARIAALKGR
- the LOC8274523 gene encoding methyltransferase-like protein 22 isoform X2; the protein is MGSPYSGDSEEDQVMSEIHLGCPPNSSGPHTSNFTISIPPDVDHGRCKDFFKDEEVTTRDQMLCVDEDGDLVLTRRSKSPTRSFSVTIQHNITSSIPSVGLQVWKAELVLSDFVLHKMFTSSEFDGISLLELGAGTGLVGMLLAHVAKVVFLTDRGDEILENCARNVQLNSEVLNCRSAIHVRELDWMNSWPPIEHCGNLAGPMRYSWIPAEIEEAQGVSLLLAADVIYSDDLTDALFSILGTLMPLGSEKVLYLALEKRYNFSLDDLDVVANGYKHFLSYLKEEEYEELEYGSSPCFVGKRIDLSLIPQYVRGYDRGNDVELWQIKFGGRKPELKDSCE